Genomic DNA from Flavobacterium sp. N502540:
TGAGCTGGAACGTGTAAGGTAATGAAATCAGCTTCTTTGAACAATGATTCTAAAGATTGAGAAACGATAGTTGTAGTGATCGATTGACCGTCAAAAAACTCAACTTTAACGTCAACAGAAGGAATAAAGCTATCAGCAGCGATTACTCTCATTCCTAAACCTAAAGCCATTTTTGCAGTAGCCTGACCAATACGTCCAATACCAACAATACCAAGAGTTTTACCTCTTAGTTCAGTACCATTAGCATACGCTTTTTTCAAACCGTCAAAGTTTGAATCCCCTTCAAGAGGCATATTTCTGTTTGAATCATGTAAAAAACGAACACCTGAAAATAAGTGTCCAAATACCAACTCGGCAACAGATTCTGATGAAGAAGCCGGAGTATTAATGACATGAATTCCTTTGCTTTTTGCGTAATCAACATCGATGTTGTCCATACCAACACCACCACGGCCAATAATTTTCAATCCCGGGCAGGCATCAATAATGTCTTTACGAACTTTAGTAGCGCTTCGTACTAAAACGACATCTACATTATTTTCATTTACAAAATTAGCTACTTGTTCCTGAGCTACTTTTGTTGTAATAACTTCAAAACCACCTTTTTCTAAAGCAAGAATTCCACTTTTTGAAATTCCGTCGTTTGCTAATACTTTCATCTTAGTTTATGTGTTTATTTGTTTATTTGTTTAATCGTACAGATTAGAAGATAAACATAATATTATAATTTTTTCTTTTTTGTTTAGGAGCTAATCCCGCTATCCGTTGTGATCTTTTTTGTTTTTAAAGAAAAAACAAAAAAGGATCTCCACTTCTATCGGGGCTAGGAATTCTGTGTTCAATTCCTGTTTTTGGCAAACTAAAAACTGCGACTGTAAACTAAACTTTAGTTTCCAAAGCTTTCATTACATCTACTAAAACCTGAACACTTTCGATAGACATCGCATTGTAGATTGAAGCTCTGTAGCCACCAACTGAACGGTGACCCGGTAATCCTGAAATTCCGGCTTCTTTCCATAAAGCGTCAAAAGTAGCAGTATGATCGGCATTGTTTAGTAAGAAAGTAACGTTCATCTTAGAACGGTCTTCAACTGCTGCTGCACCTTTAAACAATGGGTTTCTGTCAATTTCTGCATAAAGTAATTCTGCTTTTGCATTGTTTAGTTTTTCAACTGCAGCAATTCCTCCTTTTTCTTTAATCCATTGTAAAGTTAGTAGCGAAACATATACAGCAAAAACAGGAGGAGTGTTGTACATACTCTCTGCTTTAATATGTTTAGCGTAATCTAGCATACTTGGAATTGTTCTTCCGTTTTTCTCCAGTATTTCTTCTTTAATCACAACCAAAGTGGTTCCGGCAGGTCCCATATTTTTTTGAGCACCTGCGTAGATTAAGTCAAATTTAGAGAAATCCAATTCACGTGAAAAAATATCAGAACTCATATCGCAAACCACAGGAACATTTGTTGCCGGGAATTCTTTCATTTGAGTTCCGAAAATAGTGTTGTTGCTGGTACAGTGAAAGTAATCAGCATCACTTGGTATTTCGTATCCTTTCGGAATATGATTATAATTAGCTTCTTTTGAAGAACCTACGATAACAGTTTCTCCAAAATACTTTGCTTCTTTTATAGCGGCAGTTGCCCAGGTTCCGGAATCCAGATAAGCAGCTTTTCCATTTTCTTTCATTAAATTATATGGAGCCATTAAGAAGGCTGTGCTTGCACCACCTTGTAAAAATAGAGCCTGATACCCTTTTCCCTGAAGTCCCAATAATTCTAAAGCAAGGGATCGAGCTTCCTCCATAACGGCAACGAAATCTTTACTTCGGTGCGAAATTTCAAGAATAGATAGTCCTGAATCATTAAAATCTAAAACGGCTTTTGATGCTTTCTCAAAAACTTCCTGAGGTAAAATACTTGGTCCTGCGCTGTAGTTGTGTTTTTTCATGGTTTTTGTTAATAGTCGAAAAATTTAAAGACGCAAATTTCGGCAATAGGACCTGAAAAAGCGATAAATAATTCGAAATAATTGAACATATTTTTATTTTGTTGTTAACAAAAACGTTATAGTATCTACATTATCTGCATAATCCCACAAACGTGGTTTTTGGGTTTGCCCAAAAGAAATACTGTTTTGAGCTAAATTATTGCTAACGATGCACTGAATTTGTTCAGCATCAGCTTCTAAACGAGTCTGTAAATCTTCGATATTTTCATAAGATTCGTAAAAGACACTCGAAATAGGAGAGGCGTAACTTGGATCTTCTTTTAGAGTTAAAAAGCCATTGTCAAGCAGTTTAAAATTACTCATCAAAAACACCGCTTTGTTATAGTCGTAATTGTTAGCGTATTTTTCGTAATGAATAACATCCTGATATTTGAAAATGGCCTGGAAAAAAGCATCAAAAGAATAATCTTTCGGAACAAAAAGTTTAGATACATTGCGGCATCCCAGACCAAAGTATCTGAAAATATCTTCGCCCAAAGCTTCTAATTCTTCGTGAGTTTCTTTTCCGTTTAAAATCGCAACCGAATTTCTGTTTTTGCGAATGATAGACGGCTTATCTTTAAAGTAATATTCAAAATAACGTGACGTATTGTTGCTTCCGGTTGCTATAACGATATCAAAATTTTCGAGTTTACCTTCCACGAAAGTGATCTTATCTTTTAGATTTTCATCTACAAAAATGAGGTATTTGGCTAAAAACGGCAATAAATGCTGATCGTTTGAAGATGTTTTTATTAAGGCCTTATTTCCAGTGATTAAAACCGATAAAAAGTCATGAAATCCAACTAACGGAATATTTCCGGCAAGGATTAAGGCAACTGTTTTTTCAGTCTTATCTGCTTTCTCGAATTCTGAGCGGTAAGCCGAAAGCCATTTTTCAATGTTTTCTTCCGTCAATGCTTCTGCCCATGAATGTATTGCAAAATGCACCTGTTCAGGAGTGTACCATCCATTGTGTGATTGAGAAAGAGCAATCAGTTTTATGAAATCATCAAAAAACAGATCGTTACCTAAAACCGATTCATTTCGTGTGTTTTCTGCTTCAGAGAACTGACTTAAAAATCGACCTAGTGCTATAAAAGACTGTTTTTTTTCGTTTTGTAACATAAGTAATTTGTTTATGAAAGGTTTTGATTGTAATTTTGCACAAAAATAAGGATAAATAAGTCGAAAGTCAAAAGTCATCAAGTCAAAAGAGAAGGATGTCTTTTTTTTGGCTTTGCAACTTTAAGACTTTTAACTTTAAGACTAAAAAAACAATGGCAATAATTATAACTGACGAATGCATAAACTGTGGGGCTTGCGAACCGGAATGCCCAAATACAGCAATTTATGAAGGAGCTGACGATTGGAGATACAAAGACGGAACCAGTCTTTCAGGAACCATAATTTTACCGGACGGAACTGAGGTTGATGCAGGTGATGCACAAACACCAATTTCTGATGAGGTATATTATATCGTTCCGGGAAAATGTACCGAGTGTAAAGGTTTTCACGATGAACCTCAATGTGCTGCCGTATGTCCAGTTGATTGTTGTGTGCCAGATGATAATCACGTTGAAGACGAAGAAACCTTGTTGAACAGACAAGCGTTTTTACACGGTGAATAATGAAATAATGATGTATTTGATATAAACAAAAAATCCTGAGCGTTAGCTCAGGATTTTTTGTTTAGTCGGATAACAGGTTTTTTTGACCTGTATAATTGCATAAAGTTTCTAACTGCTTAACCTGTTGGCTGTAATTATTTTTAAATACATAGAAACATAGGTTTAATACACTCAAATAAGGCGTTTTACTTATTTTAGGAGCACAGAGGCAGCTATGCGTAAGAAGCATGTTTTTATGTGTTTAATGTTTTTTTTTAACGGGTTAATTACTTAAAAATTAAATCCAAGTCTTGCATAGTAGTATGCTCCGCTGAATCCCATCTGAACAGCATCCCAATAACCTCCTGCTTCAGTATTTCCTGTTTCATCTTGTTTGGTTGGGTAAACATTGAATAAGTTGTTGCTTCCAATGCTTAATTTTAGGTTTTTAGTCAATTGATATCCAACAGTTAAGTCAGTGATCAGTCTTGGATTGTATACATCATTTTCATCAGTGTAATCTACTAAAACTACTTTGCTGAATCTGGTGAATGCGATACCGGCATCAAATTTATTTTTAGCATAGTTAAGGTTTAAACCAAATTTGTTGTCCGGAGCTGATGATAGTAGGAATGCTTTTTCACGTTTCCCAAAGAAAGTACCCTCGTCTAAAGTTCCGTTTTTTACATTGTCAATTTTCATGTCATTAATGTTTCCAACTAAAGTTGCACTAAACAATGATTCTCCGAATTTTTTCTTCCAGGCCAAAACGATATCCAAACCGTGAGTACTGGTGTCTACACCATTCACGAAAAACTGGGCTTTATCTACACCAAGGTTTAAAGGTTTAGCATCAAAATATCCGGTAAGAACAATACGGTCTTTTACTTTGATGTAGTAACCGTCAACTGTTGCAGTGAAATCTCCAAACGTAGCCGTGAATCCCAAAGAGGCATTTACCGCTTTTTCTTCGTTTAGTTTCTGAATCCCAAAAGCCTTGGTAACCGGGCTGTTGTTTGGAGCAAGTAGAACTTCGGTAGCTCCTCCTGCATTAAAATTCGTAAAACGCAGGTTGTAGTAAATTTGCGCCAGTGAAGGAGCACGGAAACCGGTGCTTACAGATCCTCTGAAGTTAACATGCTGTCCGGCTTTTACTCTTGCGGCTAATTTTCCGTTTAACGTACTTCCAAAATCACTATAATTTTCAAAACGAACCGCACCACTCAGTAAAAAAGACTCTGTGATGTCAAGTTCAGCATCAGTGTATAAAGATAAATTCGTACGGCTTTTGTCTACCGTATTTGAAGGGCTGTATCCCGGAAAACCTTGTGAACCTCCAGGTCTTGAAATTGTTGGAGATGAAGTTGGATCTGTAGGATCGTAATCCGGATTTGGAATAGTTGGTGCACTTTGGGTTGTAGGATTGGTTATAGGCCTTCCGTTAGTATCATAAGTTGCATATGAACCTTCTTCTCCTGAAAAAATCGTAAATTTTTCCGTTCTGTATTCCGCTCCAAAAGCAAGGTTTAAACCGCTTAATACCGAATCATAGTTTTTAGAAAAATCAAAATTGGTTGTATTTTGAGTCAGACTGTGTCCTCCTGCATCAAATTCTGTTGGAGATTTCTCTTCTAAGGAAGCATTTATAGTTCCTTTGATGTAGTAATGAAAAAGGTTTTTACCGTAAGTATTGCTAAGATCAATGTTCCATCCGCTGGCCGTTTTAGTTCTAAATCCCGCAGCAAGAGAATTGTCTATAATATTAGAAGTAATTCTAGGAGTGTATCCGCCGGGATAAACAGATTCCACAACTCTTTCTCCTCCGTTTCTCGTAAATGCATAGGCATCTGTATCTCTGTAATTTCGGCCTCCAAATGCATAAAACTGCGTTTTTTCGGATACCGGAAGTGATAAGTTTC
This window encodes:
- a CDS encoding TonB-dependent receptor; the protein is MKKIALLLILFNTAFLFAQKEISGVVRDKSGNPLPGVNILEKGTTNGVSTNFEGGYLIKVKEGAILIFSYVGYANVEKPSSNSKTDVTLDENGGQVLNDVVIVGSRNTKRTVVNSAVPIDVISVKDVTTQSGKIEINQLLQYVAPSFNANKQSGSDGADHVDPASLRGLGPDQTLVLINGKRRHQSSLINLFGTRGRGNTGTDLNAIPATAIKRIEILRDGAAAQYGSDAIAGVINIVLNDNVDELTGSVTYGAFNTNAKGDFLDGTPNTKNFRLDQNGNGNTYGKNQSFDGGSVKVAANYGVAIGDKGGSANFTTEYINKNKTLRPAYDFRKGFGDASIQGFNLFGNLSLPVSEKTQFYAFGGRNYRDTDAYAFTRNGGERVVESVYPGGYTPRITSNIIDNSLAAGFRTKTASGWNIDLSNTYGKNLFHYYIKGTINASLEEKSPTEFDAGGHSLTQNTTNFDFSKNYDSVLSGLNLAFGAEYRTEKFTIFSGEEGSYATYDTNGRPITNPTTQSAPTIPNPDYDPTDPTSSPTISRPGGSQGFPGYSPSNTVDKSRTNLSLYTDAELDITESFLLSGAVRFENYSDFGSTLNGKLAARVKAGQHVNFRGSVSTGFRAPSLAQIYYNLRFTNFNAGGATEVLLAPNNSPVTKAFGIQKLNEEKAVNASLGFTATFGDFTATVDGYYIKVKDRIVLTGYFDAKPLNLGVDKAQFFVNGVDTSTHGLDIVLAWKKKFGESLFSATLVGNINDMKIDNVKNGTLDEGTFFGKREKAFLLSSAPDNKFGLNLNYAKNKFDAGIAFTRFSKVVLVDYTDENDVYNPRLITDLTVGYQLTKNLKLSIGSNNLFNVYPTKQDETGNTEAGGYWDAVQMGFSGAYYYARLGFNF
- a CDS encoding 4Fe-4S dicluster domain-containing protein, translated to MAIIITDECINCGACEPECPNTAIYEGADDWRYKDGTSLSGTIILPDGTEVDAGDAQTPISDEVYYIVPGKCTECKGFHDEPQCAAVCPVDCCVPDDNHVEDEETLLNRQAFLHGE
- a CDS encoding acyl-CoA reductase → MLQNEKKQSFIALGRFLSQFSEAENTRNESVLGNDLFFDDFIKLIALSQSHNGWYTPEQVHFAIHSWAEALTEENIEKWLSAYRSEFEKADKTEKTVALILAGNIPLVGFHDFLSVLITGNKALIKTSSNDQHLLPFLAKYLIFVDENLKDKITFVEGKLENFDIVIATGSNNTSRYFEYYFKDKPSIIRKNRNSVAILNGKETHEELEALGEDIFRYFGLGCRNVSKLFVPKDYSFDAFFQAIFKYQDVIHYEKYANNYDYNKAVFLMSNFKLLDNGFLTLKEDPSYASPISSVFYESYENIEDLQTRLEADAEQIQCIVSNNLAQNSISFGQTQKPRLWDYADNVDTITFLLTTK
- a CDS encoding D-2-hydroxyacid dehydrogenase, whose translation is MKVLANDGISKSGILALEKGGFEVITTKVAQEQVANFVNENNVDVVLVRSATKVRKDIIDACPGLKIIGRGGVGMDNIDVDYAKSKGIHVINTPASSSESVAELVFGHLFSGVRFLHDSNRNMPLEGDSNFDGLKKAYANGTELRGKTLGIVGIGRIGQATAKMALGLGMRVIAADSFIPSVDVKVEFFDGQSITTTIVSQSLESLFKEADFITLHVPAQDGYIIGEKELAIMKDGVGIVNCARGGVIDEVALLKALDSGKVAFAGLDVFESEPKPEMAILMHTKISLTPHIGAATGEAQDRIGTELASQIISLLS
- the serC gene encoding 3-phosphoserine/phosphohydroxythreonine transaminase, with translation MKKHNYSAGPSILPQEVFEKASKAVLDFNDSGLSILEISHRSKDFVAVMEEARSLALELLGLQGKGYQALFLQGGASTAFLMAPYNLMKENGKAAYLDSGTWATAAIKEAKYFGETVIVGSSKEANYNHIPKGYEIPSDADYFHCTSNNTIFGTQMKEFPATNVPVVCDMSSDIFSRELDFSKFDLIYAGAQKNMGPAGTTLVVIKEEILEKNGRTIPSMLDYAKHIKAESMYNTPPVFAVYVSLLTLQWIKEKGGIAAVEKLNNAKAELLYAEIDRNPLFKGAAAVEDRSKMNVTFLLNNADHTATFDALWKEAGISGLPGHRSVGGYRASIYNAMSIESVQVLVDVMKALETKV